The DNA sequence ATCTTCCCGTTCGCGTCAGTAAAATTCCCATTTGCGTTATCCGTCTCGTGGGGGAACCTCTAGTTTTGCATCAATTTAGATTAAGTCTAAATAAATGCAGCTTCCTGCCCACCTCCAGGTCGCCCACCTTTTTACTCCTCTTATTGCACGATGACGTTCGTTTACTCTCGCACAGGTGCGCTTGCCTGGGCCTTTCTGCTGATGCTTGTGTGTGCCGGATCTGGCTTCGCACAGGTTCCGTTGACCGCTAGGCTGGAAGGCCATATCCATACTACCGACCAACAGCCCCTGCCCGGCGCGACCCTTTTGTTGAACGCAACCCGCTGGGGGACCGCCGCCGACCTTGACGGCTTCTATCAGTTGCACTCGGTGCCGCCCGGCCGTTATGAGGTGGTGGTGTCGTCGATGGGGTACGTCACCCGCACGGAAGAAGTGACCCTGCAGGCGGGACAGACACTTTCCCTGGATGTGGCCTTGCAGGAAGCCTCGACTGAACTGGATGCAGTGACCGTTTTCGGAAAAAGTGCCTTGCAGGAAACCAAAGAACTGGCTTACGAAGTGCAGACCATCAACGCACGGCAACTGCACAACACCACGCTCGACCTCGGACACGCCCTCGACCGGGTCTCCGGCGTGCGCGTCCGGGAGTCGGGGGGTGTCGGTTCGCGTATGAACTTCTCGCTGAACGGCTTTACCGGGCGGCAGGTGAAATTTTTCATCGACGGCGTGCCGATGGACAACTTCGGCTCTTCTTTTCAGCTCAACAACATTCCGGTTAACCTGGCCGAGCGCATCGAAATTTACAAAGGGGTCGTGCCCATCTGGCTGGGGTCCGATGCGCTGGGCGGGGCCATCAACATCGTCACCAACCAGTCGCTACGCAAGTACCTGGACGTTTCTTATTCGTACGGTTCGTTCAACACCCACCGCGCAGTGGTCAATGCCGCCTATACCACCAAAAGCGGCTTTACGGCGCAACTCAACGCCTTTCAGAACTACTCGGACAACAACTACTGGGTCCATGTCGACGTGGCCGACCTCAACACGGGGCGGTACTACCCCAACCAGCGGGTGCGGCGTTTCCACGACACGTACCACAACGAAACCCTCATCGCCAACGTGGGTGTGGTGAACAAACCCTACGCCGACCGATTGCTGCTGGGCGTTACGCTGGGCAAGAACTACAGCGAGATCCAGACCGGCGCGCGGCTGGTCAGCGTCTTCGGCGACTGGTACCGGCGTGGCACGATCCTGATGCCCACGCTGAAGTACCAGAAACGGGATCTGCTCGTGCCGGGGCTGGACGTGACGGTCAATGCCAACTACAACTTGGGAACGGAACAGAACATCGACACCGTCTATCGTCGCTACAACTGGTTCGGCGACTACAAGCAGTACCGAGGCGAAGGCAGCGAGCGATCGCGTTCCCTCTACAAGTACCGCAACCACAACGGCATCGTGACGGGCAACGCCAACTACCGGCTCGGTCAGCACCATGCGCTGGCCCTCAACCACGTCTTCACGACCTTCAACCGCCAGGGGAGCGACGCCCTTTATCCTGAAAATGTGCAGTACGACCAGCCTCGCCTCAGCTTCAAACACGTGACCGGCCTGGGGTACAAGTACGATTACCACGACCGGTGGAGTACGTCGCTGTTTGTCAAGCACTACCTGCAACGCAACCGCTACAGCCAGTCGTACAATCCCAGCGGTAGCTGGGGCGATGTCGCGTACCTGACGCAGGAAAGCGTCTTCAGCAGCGTCGGCTACGGCATGGCCAGCACGTACTTTATCGCCCCGCGGCTACAGGTAAAAGCCTCGTACGAAAAAAGCTTCCGCCTGCCCGAATCCGAAGAACTCTACGGCGATCTGGTGAACCTGCAGGGCAACATCGACCTGAAGCCGGAAACCAGCCACAACTTCAATGTGGGAGCCACGTACGAAACCAGCCTTCGGCAGGTCCATCAGGTCAGCGTCAGCGGCAATCTGCTCTACCGCGACGCGCGGGACTTTATCCGGGCGCGGCTGAACCACAACCAGACCATGCAGGTGATGGACAACCTGATGGATGTAACCAACGCGGGTGTCGACGGCGAGGTGCGGTATTCGTACCGCAAGCTGCTGACGGCCGGCCTGAACCTGACCTACCAGAACCTGCGCAACAACACGCGCTACGAAGGAGGCCAAACGATCGAGAGCGTCGTCTACCGGGACCGCATCCCCAACATGCCGTACCTGTTCGGCAACGCCGACGGTTCGCTGTTCCTGAGCGATCTGTGGTGGGAGGGAAGTCGGCTGACGGTCGGCTACAATCTCCTCTACGTCCACGCCTTTTACCTCTACTGGCCCAGCCTGGGCAGTGACAAACTGGACATTCCCCGGCAACTTTCGCACGACGCCAACCTTACCCTGGCGCTGGCCGACGGCACGTACAACATCACCCTCGAAGGGCGTAACCTGACCGATGCCCGGCTCTACGACAACTTCAGCCTGCAGAAACCCGGGCGGAACTTCACCGTCAAACTGCGCTACTTTCTTTCCAAGTAATTCACTCTAAATTTTTCCGATACCATGTTTGCTACCAATGCCTCTCAGCTCACCCGTTTCTCTTCAGTTCTGCTTACCGGGGCGCTTCTTCTGACTGCCTGCGACGAGAAAGGGGAGACCGATCCCGGAACCGGCGGTGACGAAACCGGCACCAAATACATCATTGCTTCTTCGCCCATTGCTTCGGAGGGCGTTGCCGATTACCTGCTGACCGTCGACGACCTGACCACCGGCACGACCAGTACGGTCGGCAACGGTAAAGAACAGGACGGCTCGTACCGGTACTACACCACCAACCAGAACCGCTTCTTCAGCATGCTGTACGGGCAGGGTAATCCTGGCGCCGTAACAACGTACGAACTGGACGAGGCCGGATCGCTCAGCCAGCTCTCTAATTTTCAGTCGGAAACGGTGCAGGCGTTCGCGCCAGTCGGTGACGACATCCTGATGGTGAAAGTGCCCCGTAGCGGCGACGAGAACGCCCTCTGGTTCCAGGTAGACGCGAACCAGATTGAAATTGTGGCCGACGGCCAGATCAACATCGTGAACCTGGCCGCCAACGGCGAGCGGGCCCATTTTACCTGGCTCACGCAGGTCGGCGACAAGGTGTTTGCGCCTTACATGAGCATCAAAGGCTGTTGCAGCGACGTGTTCGGGACGCAGTATCCGGACAGCAGCTGGATCGCCGTTTTCTCGTACCCGGACATGACGCTGGAGAAAGTCATCAAAGACGACCGCACCAGCTACATCGGGCGCTACTTTACCAACGGCCTGGCCGTCGACGAGAACAGCGATGTCTACGCCTTCTCGGCCGCCGTGGCGACCAACAGCGGCGAGATGGCCTCCACGAACCCTTCGGCCATCCTGCGGATCAACAGCGGGCAGACGGAGTTCGATCCCAGCTACTTCTTCGATATCGAAGAGGCTACCGGTGGTTACTCGATCACGGCGCAGAATTACGTAGGCAACGGAAAAATGCTGGCGATGCTGGCGGCCGAGAAAGCGGCTTATTCGGTCGGTACCCGGCTGGCCATCGTGGATGTCTACAACCAGTCGGTCACCTGGGTGGAAGGGCAGCCCGATCCGGCGAGCATCACGCAGGTCACCACCAACAACCTGGTGGAAGAAAACACGGTATTCGTAGGCATTACGACCAACGAGGGCAGCTACGTCTACGGAATTGACGCCACCAACGCGACCGCCACGCAGGGCCTGAAGGTAGAAGGCGGGCAGATCACGGCCATCCGCAAATTAACCTATTAAGCCCTCCATTTGGATCGTAGCACCGCCTGGTGGTCGCCTGCCGGGTGGTGCTCTTTCTTCTTCATCTCTTCACACGTCTCACTTCGACGCATGGCACCAACTACTCCTACCCGGCAGAAAAACGCGAGAGCCCAGAAGAAGCCTTCGCGGTCTTTGTTTTATCGGATCTCCGCCTGGCTGCACCTCTGGCTGGGGCTGGTGTCGGGCCTTGTGGTAGTGGTGGTGAGCCTGACGGCGGCCGCGCTGGTGTTCGAGGAAGAACTGCGGGTGTGGCTGGAGCCGTACCAAACGGTGGAAGATGCCGGGCAGCCCCTCTTGCCGCCGTCTCAATTAAGTCAAGCCGTTATTGACAAATACGATTTTCCGTC is a window from the Catalinimonas alkaloidigena genome containing:
- a CDS encoding TonB-dependent receptor → MTFVYSRTGALAWAFLLMLVCAGSGFAQVPLTARLEGHIHTTDQQPLPGATLLLNATRWGTAADLDGFYQLHSVPPGRYEVVVSSMGYVTRTEEVTLQAGQTLSLDVALQEASTELDAVTVFGKSALQETKELAYEVQTINARQLHNTTLDLGHALDRVSGVRVRESGGVGSRMNFSLNGFTGRQVKFFIDGVPMDNFGSSFQLNNIPVNLAERIEIYKGVVPIWLGSDALGGAINIVTNQSLRKYLDVSYSYGSFNTHRAVVNAAYTTKSGFTAQLNAFQNYSDNNYWVHVDVADLNTGRYYPNQRVRRFHDTYHNETLIANVGVVNKPYADRLLLGVTLGKNYSEIQTGARLVSVFGDWYRRGTILMPTLKYQKRDLLVPGLDVTVNANYNLGTEQNIDTVYRRYNWFGDYKQYRGEGSERSRSLYKYRNHNGIVTGNANYRLGQHHALALNHVFTTFNRQGSDALYPENVQYDQPRLSFKHVTGLGYKYDYHDRWSTSLFVKHYLQRNRYSQSYNPSGSWGDVAYLTQESVFSSVGYGMASTYFIAPRLQVKASYEKSFRLPESEELYGDLVNLQGNIDLKPETSHNFNVGATYETSLRQVHQVSVSGNLLYRDARDFIRARLNHNQTMQVMDNLMDVTNAGVDGEVRYSYRKLLTAGLNLTYQNLRNNTRYEGGQTIESVVYRDRIPNMPYLFGNADGSLFLSDLWWEGSRLTVGYNLLYVHAFYLYWPSLGSDKLDIPRQLSHDANLTLALADGTYNITLEGRNLTDARLYDNFSLQKPGRNFTVKLRYFLSK
- a CDS encoding DUF4374 domain-containing protein; translated protein: MFATNASQLTRFSSVLLTGALLLTACDEKGETDPGTGGDETGTKYIIASSPIASEGVADYLLTVDDLTTGTTSTVGNGKEQDGSYRYYTTNQNRFFSMLYGQGNPGAVTTYELDEAGSLSQLSNFQSETVQAFAPVGDDILMVKVPRSGDENALWFQVDANQIEIVADGQINIVNLAANGERAHFTWLTQVGDKVFAPYMSIKGCCSDVFGTQYPDSSWIAVFSYPDMTLEKVIKDDRTSYIGRYFTNGLAVDENSDVYAFSAAVATNSGEMASTNPSAILRINSGQTEFDPSYFFDIEEATGGYSITAQNYVGNGKMLAMLAAEKAAYSVGTRLAIVDVYNQSVTWVEGQPDPASITQVTTNNLVEENTVFVGITTNEGSYVYGIDATNATATQGLKVEGGQITAIRKLTY